The Candidatus Nanopelagicales bacterium genomic sequence GTATGCGCACACATCGCTTCGTAAAGATCTTGAGCAGAACTCACCCGCACCAACTCAACACCGGCAGGAGGTTCAACGTGCATATGGGCTGCAACCAAGGTGACGTGGGCTCCACGTGACACTGCTGTGCGCGCTAACTCCACACCTTGCTTGCCGCTACTGCGATTACCGAGATAACGCACCGGATCTAAAGCTTCGTGAGTGCCACCAGCACTAATCACGATCTTCACACCCGCAAGATCATTCGTTGGCTTGCGACGAAGAACATCTTTCACCGCGTCAACGATTGCGGACGGATCAGGTAAACGACCAGGCCCAGTGTCCGCACCAGTCAATCGACCACTGGCTGGTTCCAGCACGATAATTCCGCGAGCTCGCAGCTGCGCAACATTGGCTTGGGTTGCTGGATGCACCCACATTTCAGTGTGCATTGCCGGCGCCATCACGATTGGGCAGCGTGCAGTGAGCAAGGTGTTGGTCAAAAGATCATTGGCAACGCCATGTGTTGCTCGTGCAAGGAGATCAGCTGTTGCTGGTGCAATCACAACAACATCTGCAGTTTGCCCAAGTCGCACATGTGGAACGTCAGAAATATTGCTCCATACATCGCTGGCAACGGGCTTTCCAGAAAGCGCTGACCAGGTGGGTTCGCCAACAAATTTCAGTGCAGCATCGGTGGGAACAACAGTGACGTCGTGTCCGGATTCAGCAAGACCGCGTAACACCTCAACGGCTTTGTACGCCGCAATGCCACCGGCTACCCCCAGCACGACTCGAGGCCGGCCACCCGTGATGGGTGAACCGGCCTCGAATGAAGTGGTGGTCAGGCCTGCTCCTCGAGAGGCTCTGAGGTGAGCAACCCTGCGTCGATTTCGCGAAGTGCGATCGAGATCGACTTTTCTTGCAAGTGGGTCTCAACAAGTGGACCGACGTACTCAAGCAGGCCTTCGCCCAGCTGTGAGTAGTACGCATTGATCTGACGGGCCCGCTTTGACGCATAGCTCACAAGTGAGAACTTGGAGTCGGTCTTTTCGAGAAGTGAGTCAATTGAGGGGTAAACGATGCCCTCACCGCGGGGTGTTGTCATGCAGGAAGCCTACCAAGGTTTGTGCGGCCGTCTCGACGTCGGTATTGACCACGATCTCGTCGAACTCCCCTTGGGCTGCCATTTCCACCCTCGCGGCCTCCAGCCGAGCGGCAACCGCCTCCTCGGATTCGGTGCCCCGGCCTCGTAGGCGCGCCTCCAAGACCTCCCACGATGGGGGCGCCAGAAATACCAATCGAGCGCCAGGATCGGCCTGACGAACCTGCCGGGCTCCGAATAACTCAATTTCTAGGACGACTGGGATGCCTTGGGCCCGACGCTCATCCACGGGCTTACGTGGCGTGCCATAGCTATTGCCGGCGAAGGTGGCCCACTCCAGCAGCTCCCCCTTGGCGACCAAATCATCGAACTGCACCTGACTCAAGAAGAAGTAATGCTCGCCATCGACTTCACCTGGGCGGGCGGCGCGAGTCGTTGCTGAAACAGACAGCCACACGTCCGGCGATTGCCTCAGCACGGCTTGCACCACGGTGCTCTTACCTACGCCAGATGGGCCTGACACAACAACGAGTGGGGCCCTCATCGGGAAATCGTTTCTACTAATATCGCACGCTGACGATCATTGAGCCCACCTACGCGGCGGGTAGCTGCGATACCTAATTGATCCATCACGTGTTCAGCCTTAATCGGGCCAACACCTGGCAAAGACTCCAATAACCACCGCACGCGCAAATTTGCATAGATCGCATCTTGCTCGGCACCACTGACAATGACCGTGGGATCCAACTGACCTGATTTGAGATCTACGCGCAATTGCGCACGAAGGCGCCGAGCCTGCAGCGCTGCATCCAGAGCTGCTGCTCGTTGTTCAGGTGTACGGACTGGTGCTGCCACTTAAGCGCCTAGGGACTTCGCGATTGTCCATGCCGCTTCAGTGAGATCCGGTGCCGCAGTAATTGGTCGACCAATCACTAAAAGATCTGCTCCCGATGCAATCGCATCCTGCGGAGTTGCCACGCGCTTTTGATCATTCACAGCAGCCCCCGCTGGGCGAACACCAGGTGTGATCAAGGTGATGTCTGCTGGAACAACGGCACGGATGGCCGCAACCTCAAGAGGTGAACACACAATTGCTCGTGCGCCTGCTCCAACCGCAACCTTCGCCAATCTCACTGCAGCTTCAATTGCTGGGCCTGCCATGCCAATACTTTCCAGCGTTGCTTCATCAATCGAAGTAAGCACGGTGACTGCAGTGATTTTGGTGTTAGGCAAAGCATTTGCAGCAGCTTCAATCATTGCCGCGCCACCTGATGCATGCACAGTGAGAAAAGCTGGCTCAAGTTCAGCAACTGCAAGCGCAGCCCCAGCAACTGTTGCAGGAATGTCATGCAATTTCAGATCAAGGAAGATCTGCACATCCGGTGAACCAACTTCCGCTGCACCTTGACGAGCCGCGTGCACTGCAGCAGCGCCATCGCGGCAATACACCTCAAGACCAACCTTGAGCGTTGAGACCACAGGCGACACTGCCCGCGACCACGCACGCACCACACCAAGATCAGGCGCATCAATAGCTACTGCGATAGGTGCCTTATTCACTCTTGTTCCTCTTCAACTACAGCGACATCTGGGCCGCGGTGCGCAAAGCCAATAGCTTCACGCAAGGTTGCAAAGCCGCGTTGAGCCAATGCGATTTCAAGTTCTTGCTGAACGCGCAATGGTGCGGACGGATCATGGAACGTCACCGTGCCAACAGACACTGCACTTGCACCCGCCAATATGAATTGCAACGCATCTTTACCATTGCGAATACCACCCATGCCAAGAATTGGAAGGTGTGGCAATGCTTCGTGGATCTGCCATACACAGCGCACTGCCATCGGGCGAATTGCCGGGCCGGAAAGTCCACCGGTGATACCACCGAGTGCTGGGCGCATGGAATCTAGATCGATAACCATGCCAAGGGTGGTGTTAATGACAGCAACGGCATCTGCACCCGCACGTTCAACAGCCTGCGCAATAGAAACGATGCTGGTGACGTCAGGTGAAAGCTTGGCAATGATTGGAATTTTCGTATCAGAATTTCGCCGCACGGCCTGAATAACCTGTGAAGAAGAGTTTGGATCGCAAGCAAAAACTTGGCCGCGATCTTCAACGTTGGGGCAAGAAATATTGACCTCAATGGCACTGATGCCATCAACAGTGCGCAGCTTGGCTGCCAACTTGCCGTATTCCTCAACACTGCCACCGGCAATGGACACCACTGTGCGAGCACCGCGTTGACGCAACCATGCCAGATCATTTTCAATGAATGAATCAATGCCAGGGCCTTGCAAACCAATGGAGTTCAACATCCCACTGGGCGTTTCGGCCATACGCGGAGTTGCACGACCCGAACGCGCATTCATCATCACACTCTTGGTGACAATGCCACCCAGTTGCGTGATGTCGAAGAACTGATCGAGTTCCTTGCCCGCAGCTGCACAACCAGAAGCGGTGAACACCGGAGCTGGTGATTCGAAGTAGCCAAG encodes the following:
- a CDS encoding dihydroorotate dehydrogenase, with the protein product MSRALITSGPVDPTVNLPSVDMSTSLGYFESPAPVFTASGCAAAGKELDQFFDITQLGGIVTKSVMMNARSGRATPRMAETPSGMLNSIGLQGPGIDSFIENDLAWLRQRGARTVVSIAGGSVEEYGKLAAKLRTVDGISAIEVNISCPNVEDRGQVFACDPNSSSQVIQAVRRNSDTKIPIIAKLSPDVTSIVSIAQAVERAGADAVAVINTTLGMVIDLDSMRPALGGITGGLSGPAIRPMAVRCVWQIHEALPHLPILGMGGIRNGKDALQFILAGASAVSVGTVTFHDPSAPLRVQQELEIALAQRGFATLREAIGFAHRGPDVAVVEEEQE
- the rpoZ gene encoding DNA-directed RNA polymerase subunit omega; translated protein: MTTPRGEGIVYPSIDSLLEKTDSKFSLVSYASKRARQINAYYSQLGEGLLEYVGPLVETHLQEKSISIALREIDAGLLTSEPLEEQA
- the mihF gene encoding integration host factor, actinobacterial type encodes the protein MAAPVRTPEQRAAALDAALQARRLRAQLRVDLKSGQLDPTVIVSGAEQDAIYANLRVRWLLESLPGVGPIKAEHVMDQLGIAATRRVGGLNDRQRAILVETISR
- the gmk gene encoding guanylate kinase, whose product is MRAPLVVVSGPSGVGKSTVVQAVLRQSPDVWLSVSATTRAARPGEVDGEHYFFLSQVQFDDLVAKGELLEWATFAGNSYGTPRKPVDERRAQGIPVVLEIELFGARQVRQADPGARLVFLAPPSWEVLEARLRGRGTESEEAVAARLEAARVEMAAQGEFDEIVVNTDVETAAQTLVGFLHDNTPR
- the pyrF gene encoding orotidine-5'-phosphate decarboxylase; the encoded protein is MNKAPIAVAIDAPDLGVVRAWSRAVSPVVSTLKVGLEVYCRDGAAAVHAARQGAAEVGSPDVQIFLDLKLHDIPATVAGAALAVAELEPAFLTVHASGGAAMIEAAANALPNTKITAVTVLTSIDEATLESIGMAGPAIEAAVRLAKVAVGAGARAIVCSPLEVAAIRAVVPADITLITPGVRPAGAAVNDQKRVATPQDAIASGADLLVIGRPITAAPDLTEAAWTIAKSLGA
- the coaBC gene encoding bifunctional phosphopantothenoylcysteine decarboxylase/phosphopantothenate--cysteine ligase CoaBC yields the protein MLGVAGGIAAYKAVEVLRGLAESGHDVTVVPTDAALKFVGEPTWSALSGKPVASDVWSNISDVPHVRLGQTADVVVIAPATADLLARATHGVANDLLTNTLLTARCPIVMAPAMHTEMWVHPATQANVAQLRARGIIVLEPASGRLTGADTGPGRLPDPSAIVDAVKDVLRRKPTNDLAGVKIVISAGGTHEALDPVRYLGNRSSGKQGVELARTAVSRGAHVTLVAAHMHVEPPAGVELVRVSSAQDLYEAMCAHTGDVVVMAAAVADFKPHTEAGKKIKKEHLDSDQVLMELTTTVDVLASLVKQRSGSSPLIVGFAAETADHHDHLLELGQSKLARKGCDLLVVNEVGTQEVFGSHENSVVILGADGTAVQIDRSSKAQVADALWDLVAPRVS